A genomic region of Lysinibacillus sp. 2017 contains the following coding sequences:
- the cdaA gene encoding diadenylate cyclase CdaA: MQLMEQFTDITAVNLIFKLLDVLLVWYVIYKALTLIKGTKAVQLLKGLLIIVLAKFATYVFGLDTLDWLLQEVIDWGFLAIIIIFQPEIRRALEQIGRGKLFQRTINQQDDEQTRLVEAMKKSVSYMAKRRIGALISIEKETGLNEYVETGIKMESHITSELMINIFIPNTPLHDGAVIIQKNKISASACYLPLSESAFISKELGTRHRAALGLSEVTDAITVVVSEETGAISITANGNLHRNLSIQEFEELLRKMWFGPEQDSNLASKWNWGGKKNG; encoded by the coding sequence GTGCAATTAATGGAACAATTTACAGATATTACTGCTGTAAATCTTATTTTTAAGCTGCTAGATGTACTGCTCGTTTGGTACGTCATTTATAAAGCATTGACCCTCATTAAAGGAACGAAAGCCGTTCAATTATTGAAAGGGTTATTAATTATTGTTTTAGCAAAATTTGCAACGTATGTGTTTGGATTAGATACGCTTGATTGGCTATTACAAGAAGTCATTGATTGGGGATTCTTGGCCATCATCATTATTTTCCAACCTGAGATACGTCGAGCACTCGAACAAATTGGGCGAGGAAAGCTTTTCCAACGTACTATAAACCAACAAGATGATGAACAAACACGTTTAGTAGAGGCAATGAAAAAATCAGTAAGCTACATGGCCAAACGTCGTATTGGTGCGCTTATTTCAATTGAAAAAGAAACTGGACTCAATGAATACGTGGAAACGGGTATTAAAATGGAGTCTCACATTACTTCTGAATTAATGATTAATATCTTTATTCCGAATACGCCACTTCATGATGGCGCGGTCATTATCCAAAAAAATAAAATTTCTGCTTCGGCATGTTATCTACCATTATCGGAAAGTGCCTTTATTTCGAAAGAGTTAGGAACACGTCACCGAGCTGCACTTGGTTTAAGTGAAGTAACGGATGCCATTACGGTTGTTGTATCTGAAGAAACAGGTGCAATCAGTATTACAGCAAACGGCAATTTACACCGTAATCTTTCTATTCAAGAATTTGAAGAATTACTTCGCAAAATGTGGTTTGGTCCTGAACAAGATTCTAACTTAGCTTCTAAGTGGAATTGGGGAGGGAAGAAGAATGGATAA
- a CDS encoding zf-HC2 domain-containing protein produces the protein MNTCASQFVDYMHEYLDGDISREHEQTLKRHLQTCSNCQQHMHELSDTVAFIKSAAHITAPPSFEDQVISRLPKRKSSAGIKQWFRQHPMLVAAAVFCLFMSAALLGSYPNDDQFSVTKQPNLVVDGQTVTVPAGEVIKGDIVVKNGDIVIEGEVDGNVTVINGNYMASTAVVTGQVHEIDEAFGWLWYKIKKSFNEVVGLFQ, from the coding sequence ATGAATACGTGTGCATCACAATTCGTGGATTATATGCACGAATATTTAGATGGTGATATAAGTCGAGAGCATGAGCAAACACTTAAACGACATTTACAAACATGTTCAAATTGCCAACAACATATGCATGAATTAAGTGACACGGTTGCGTTTATCAAAAGTGCAGCACATATTACCGCCCCTCCTAGCTTCGAGGATCAAGTAATAAGTCGGTTACCAAAACGTAAAAGTTCTGCTGGGATTAAACAGTGGTTCCGTCAGCATCCGATGTTAGTGGCAGCAGCTGTATTTTGTTTGTTTATGAGTGCTGCATTACTCGGAAGCTACCCGAATGACGATCAATTTTCTGTAACGAAACAACCGAATCTTGTAGTGGATGGTCAAACAGTAACAGTACCAGCTGGAGAGGTTATCAAAGGGGATATTGTTGTGAAAAATGGAGATATTGTCATTGAAGGAGAAGTGGATGGCAATGTAACAGTGATTAACGGCAATTATATGGCATCAACGGCAGTTGTGACAGGACAAGTGCATGAAATAGATGAGGCGTTTGGATGGCTTTGGTACAAAATTAAAAAAAGCTTTAATGAAGTCGTTGGATTGTTTCAATAG
- the sigW gene encoding RNA polymerase sigma factor SigW, with the protein MDALVNKRIKQVLKGDQNAYADIVNLYQHKLYQVCYRMLGNKQEAEDIAQEAFIRAYINLHSYDQKRKFSTWLYRIATNLCIDRIRKKKPDYYLDAEVAGTEGLDMYSQIAADEQLPEEAVEQMELQDRIQYEISRLPDKYRSVIVLKYIEELSLQEISEILDMPLGTVKTRIHRGREALRKQLNNL; encoded by the coding sequence ATGGATGCGTTAGTGAATAAAAGAATAAAACAAGTGCTTAAAGGTGATCAAAACGCATATGCCGATATTGTTAACCTCTACCAGCACAAGCTGTACCAGGTGTGTTACCGTATGCTTGGCAACAAACAAGAAGCTGAAGATATTGCACAAGAGGCTTTTATTCGTGCATATATTAATCTTCATTCGTACGACCAAAAACGAAAATTTTCGACTTGGCTCTATCGGATTGCGACGAATCTATGTATCGACCGCATTCGAAAAAAGAAGCCAGATTATTATTTAGATGCAGAAGTTGCGGGTACAGAGGGGTTAGATATGTATTCACAAATCGCTGCAGACGAACAGCTTCCAGAAGAGGCTGTAGAACAAATGGAGCTTCAAGATCGTATTCAGTATGAAATTAGTCGCTTGCCTGATAAATATCGTTCGGTAATCGTTTTAAAATATATTGAGGAATTATCACTTCAAGAGATTAGTGAAATTTTAGATATGCCACTCGGTACTGTGAAAACACGTATCCATCGTGGACGAGAAGCTTTACGCAAGCAGTTAAACAATTTATAG
- the rocF gene encoding arginase, whose translation MENKYVSIIGVPCDYGQQRRGVDMGPSAIRYAGLQARLAALGYDVEDEGNIQVLDPAVTEQQDEKLLNLDEVVNVSTALAEKVQAVLQKQRMPLVLGGDHSIAIGTLAGLSTRYENMGVIWFDAHADLNTPDTTPSGNIHGMPLATSLGLGHERLTSILHMAPKIKQENIVIIGGRSIDEGERALIKECGIKIYTMHEIDRLGMTHVMEETMKYFRARQIDGLHLSLDLDALDPLYTPGVGTPVAGGITYRESHLAMEMIQESGLLTSTEFVEVNPILDELNKTADVAVALIGSLFGETLV comes from the coding sequence ATGGAAAATAAATATGTTTCAATTATTGGGGTACCATGTGATTATGGACAACAACGACGAGGGGTGGACATGGGGCCAAGTGCGATTCGTTATGCAGGATTGCAAGCTAGATTAGCGGCGCTTGGCTACGATGTAGAAGACGAAGGCAATATTCAAGTATTAGATCCAGCTGTTACCGAACAACAAGATGAGAAGCTCCTTAATTTAGATGAGGTTGTTAATGTAAGTACCGCATTAGCAGAGAAGGTTCAGGCTGTTTTACAAAAGCAGCGAATGCCACTTGTTTTAGGGGGCGATCATAGTATCGCGATTGGGACGCTAGCAGGGCTGTCGACAAGATATGAAAATATGGGTGTGATTTGGTTTGATGCACATGCCGATTTAAATACACCAGATACGACACCGTCAGGCAATATTCATGGGATGCCACTTGCAACAAGTCTGGGCCTTGGTCATGAGCGTTTAACGTCAATTTTACATATGGCGCCAAAAATTAAACAGGAGAACATTGTTATTATTGGTGGACGTTCGATAGATGAAGGAGAAAGAGCATTAATTAAAGAGTGTGGGATTAAAATATATACAATGCATGAGATTGACCGCTTAGGGATGACACATGTAATGGAAGAAACCATGAAATATTTCCGTGCACGACAAATTGATGGTTTGCATTTATCGCTGGATTTAGATGCGTTAGATCCACTATACACTCCTGGAGTGGGGACTCCCGTAGCTGGAGGAATTACGTATCGTGAAAGTCATTTAGCTATGGAAATGATTCAAGAGTCAGGATTACTGACATCTACTGAATTTGTTGAGGTGAATCCGATTTTAGATGAGCTTAATAAAACAGCAGACGTGGCAGTTGCGCTGATAGGATCATTATTTGGTGAAACTTTGGTATGA
- a CDS encoding KinB-signaling pathway activation protein, which produces MTIRNWVKFAFWALLIGGIVNAVASLIIRWDFYQPYLVNGEIVEFLAAVVWNIVLGMTMSVMAQAGFFAYLTIHQVGVNVFKSLTLWNWVQTVLIIIVLVDIIVFRFAPGADKATDWIVYGFLLVVLVGSAIATAIKKIKMTQKPHVLVSTIFFMIVITSLEWIIALMGRQANIDIYVALLLFPLVAVNAYQILMLPKYNSQSEADRKKLEERRKARKELAKTAKA; this is translated from the coding sequence GTGACAATAAGAAACTGGGTTAAATTCGCTTTTTGGGCGTTATTAATCGGTGGTATCGTAAATGCAGTAGCTTCGTTAATTATTCGTTGGGACTTTTACCAACCATATTTAGTGAACGGAGAAATTGTTGAATTTTTAGCTGCGGTTGTATGGAATATTGTTTTAGGGATGACAATGAGTGTAATGGCACAAGCTGGCTTTTTTGCTTATTTAACGATACACCAAGTTGGCGTAAATGTTTTTAAATCTTTAACACTTTGGAATTGGGTGCAAACAGTATTAATTATCATCGTGCTTGTGGATATAATTGTTTTCCGATTCGCTCCGGGTGCAGATAAAGCGACAGATTGGATTGTTTACGGATTTTTATTAGTTGTATTAGTTGGTTCGGCAATTGCCACAGCTATTAAAAAAATCAAGATGACACAAAAACCACATGTACTTGTTTCAACCATTTTCTTTATGATTGTAATCACATCATTGGAATGGATTATTGCATTAATGGGAAGACAAGCTAATATTGATATCTATGTTGCGTTATTATTATTCCCACTTGTTGCGGTAAATGCATACCAAATTTTAATGCTGCCAAAATATAATTCACAATCAGAAGCAGATCGAAAAAAATTAGAAGAACGTCGTAAAGCGCGTAAAGAATTAGCGAAAACAGCGAAAGCATAA
- the gerD gene encoding spore germination lipoprotein GerD yields MKSRAIWLIFSLLFLASCSDAKTTTLSYDEVKKIMVDAVQTDDGKKAIRQLFEEKSFRELLVLDTEEVKKATEETLLSDEASEFWIKTFEDPKFKESFAKSMKKQQQDLMKDLMNDASYQEDLISFFNQPEMQKQLETILKGTTMRKEIEKTVMETIENPLLQTKWQELIKKSGEASSSGKGSEKESGEESKKQEDSKEKSSQ; encoded by the coding sequence ATGAAGTCGCGCGCGATTTGGCTTATCTTTTCTCTTTTATTTTTAGCCAGCTGTAGTGATGCCAAAACAACGACGCTTTCTTATGACGAAGTTAAAAAAATTATGGTTGATGCTGTACAAACGGATGACGGAAAAAAGGCGATTCGGCAGCTTTTTGAGGAAAAGAGTTTTCGTGAATTGCTTGTTTTAGATACAGAGGAAGTGAAAAAGGCGACGGAGGAAACACTCCTATCTGATGAAGCCAGTGAATTTTGGATTAAAACCTTTGAAGACCCGAAGTTTAAAGAATCCTTTGCGAAGAGCATGAAAAAGCAACAACAGGATCTTATGAAGGATCTTATGAATGACGCTTCGTACCAAGAAGATTTAATTTCTTTTTTTAACCAACCTGAAATGCAAAAACAGTTAGAAACCATTTTAAAAGGGACAACAATGCGAAAAGAAATTGAAAAAACCGTTATGGAGACAATTGAAAATCCACTTTTACAAACCAAATGGCAAGAGTTGATTAAAAAAAGCGGGGAAGCTTCGTCATCTGGCAAGGGTTCTGAAAAAGAATCTGGGGAAGAATCAAAAAAACAAGAAGACAGCAAGGAAAAAAGCTCCCAATAA
- a CDS encoding P-loop NTPase, which yields MLNEQQVLELVGQLQDPFLHKSLAETKGVTNVSIKAEKGHVSVRIAIAKTNTPEQMTLQMKIVEVLKENGAASVGIRFEELSQDVLQSFRGQATEAEAQDILSPLSTVKFISIASGKGGVGKSTVSVNMAVALARLGKKVGLIDADIYGFSVPDMMGVTEMPVVKEDRIYPVERLGVKVISMGFFVENNAPIVWRGPMLGKVLDQFFRDVEWGELDYLLLDLPPGTGDIALDIHQMLPASKEIIITTPHPTAAFVAARAGAMALQTNHEILGVIENMAWYENKAGEKEYLFGQGGGPKLADELRTKLLGQIPLGQPDWTDEDFAPSIYAADHTTGKIYLQLAEQVIAELDK from the coding sequence GTGTTAAACGAGCAACAAGTTCTAGAACTAGTAGGTCAATTACAAGATCCGTTTTTACATAAATCATTAGCAGAAACAAAAGGTGTAACAAACGTTTCGATTAAAGCAGAAAAAGGTCATGTCAGTGTTCGTATTGCAATCGCTAAAACAAATACGCCTGAACAAATGACACTTCAAATGAAAATTGTTGAAGTGCTAAAAGAAAATGGCGCCGCTTCAGTTGGTATTCGTTTCGAAGAGTTATCTCAAGATGTATTACAATCATTCCGTGGACAAGCTACTGAAGCGGAAGCTCAAGATATTTTATCACCATTATCAACCGTGAAATTCATTTCGATCGCATCTGGTAAAGGTGGCGTAGGTAAATCTACGGTTTCAGTAAACATGGCAGTTGCATTAGCACGCCTTGGTAAAAAAGTAGGTTTAATCGATGCTGATATTTATGGTTTCTCTGTCCCTGACATGATGGGCGTTACAGAAATGCCAGTTGTCAAAGAAGATCGCATTTATCCGGTAGAACGTCTAGGGGTAAAAGTAATTTCAATGGGCTTCTTCGTTGAAAACAACGCACCAATCGTATGGCGTGGTCCAATGCTTGGTAAAGTATTAGATCAATTCTTCCGAGACGTGGAGTGGGGCGAATTAGATTATCTTCTATTAGATTTACCTCCAGGCACAGGTGACATAGCACTAGACATTCACCAAATGTTACCGGCATCAAAAGAAATCATTATAACAACACCTCACCCAACAGCAGCATTTGTTGCAGCACGTGCAGGTGCAATGGCATTACAAACAAACCATGAAATTTTAGGTGTTATCGAAAATATGGCATGGTATGAAAATAAAGCAGGCGAAAAAGAGTATTTGTTCGGTCAAGGTGGCGGTCCTAAATTAGCCGATGAATTACGTACGAAACTTTTAGGCCAAATTCCATTAGGTCAACCAGATTGGACGGACGAAGATTTCGCGCCATCTATTTATGCAGCTGACCACACAACAGGTAAAATTTATTTACAACTCGCAGAGCAAGTGATTGCGGAATTAGATAAATAA
- a CDS encoding N-acetylmuramoyl-L-alanine amidase — protein MRRWLALIFVIFCSMMVVVYETSASDKRFFLPEPLGGVKIVLDAGHGGQDGGASNGDVIEKDITLAITKKVARQLTRLGAEVILTRSTDGDVLSEHAPSEQFSTNRERKKQDIFLREALVKKHEPDLFITIHANAIPNSKWRGAQVFYHESGHPNGENLAKAIQQTIRETMENTDREALSIKQIYLLKKVEVPAALVETGFISNEEERKLLATDSYQDKMAFAIARGIENFINVKID, from the coding sequence TTGCGACGTTGGCTAGCACTTATATTTGTGATTTTTTGTTCGATGATGGTCGTAGTATACGAAACGAGCGCATCCGATAAACGATTCTTTTTACCAGAGCCATTAGGTGGCGTGAAAATTGTATTGGATGCTGGACATGGAGGACAAGATGGTGGCGCATCAAACGGAGATGTCATTGAAAAAGATATTACGCTCGCGATTACGAAAAAGGTGGCACGGCAATTAACGCGTTTAGGTGCAGAGGTAATTTTAACACGCTCAACAGATGGCGATGTATTAAGTGAACATGCACCGAGTGAACAGTTTTCTACGAATCGGGAACGCAAAAAGCAGGATATCTTTTTACGAGAAGCACTTGTGAAGAAACATGAACCGGATTTATTTATTACCATTCATGCAAATGCGATTCCGAATAGTAAATGGCGAGGGGCGCAAGTGTTTTATCATGAAAGTGGACATCCGAATGGTGAAAATTTAGCTAAGGCAATTCAACAGACGATCCGAGAGACAATGGAAAATACGGACCGTGAAGCATTATCGATTAAACAAATATACTTATTAAAGAAGGTTGAAGTACCAGCCGCGTTAGTAGAGACTGGATTTATTAGTAATGAAGAAGAGCGGAAATTACTTGCAACAGATAGCTATCAAGACAAAATGGCGTTTGCGATTGCACGGGGTATTGAAAATTTTATCAATGTAAAAATCGATTAG
- a CDS encoding ABC transporter ATP-binding protein — MGHPGGRFNGGPIVKPKNQKQTLLRIWSYLRVQKLELSSVVLFVIISTLLSLVGPFLIGKTIDDYIVKFDVSGAIRMALILAGVYIASSLLTWLQTFVMIRVSQKTIRRVRQQLFEQYQSLPLSFYDKKQQGDLMSRMTNDVENLNAALSQSVIQIVSSFLTIVGTAFALFYLDWRLALVTLIVIPLIVWATKQIIKRSSVNYKARQRDLGQLNGYIEETISNADIITLFGKETKTMEEFNEANERLRSSAMRADTISGFMGPINNFMNNLGLSLVIGVGAIMAVTSGLSIGVIASFVTYTRQFFRPINQLSNLLNTFQSAIAGSERVFEILDEAREVADVEQAKAKNKLSGDVTFEGVEFAYEPGKPVLRGIDFHAKAGETIAIVGPTGSGKTTIIQLLTRFYDTTGGRILLDGEPIEQYKMTNVRDHVGVVLQDTYLFSGTVRENIRFGKLTATDEEVEKAAKIAYAHNFIKYLPDSYDTVLTSGGLNLSQGQRQLIAIARAILEDPDILILDEATSSVDTMTEVHIQKGLNNLMQGRTSFVIAHRLKTIENADQILVLKDGQILEQGNHESLMNHDGFYATLQRQLMA, encoded by the coding sequence ATGGGGCATCCAGGTGGAAGATTTAACGGCGGCCCTATTGTGAAGCCAAAAAACCAAAAACAAACACTCCTAAGAATTTGGAGTTATTTACGTGTTCAAAAACTAGAACTTAGTAGTGTTGTACTCTTCGTTATTATTAGTACATTACTAAGTTTAGTAGGACCGTTTTTAATCGGGAAAACGATTGATGACTATATTGTAAAGTTTGATGTATCTGGTGCGATTCGTATGGCGCTAATTTTAGCGGGTGTATATATCGCCTCTTCATTACTGACATGGCTTCAAACATTTGTGATGATTCGCGTATCACAAAAGACGATTCGTCGTGTTCGCCAACAACTATTTGAGCAGTATCAATCATTGCCATTATCGTTCTATGATAAAAAACAGCAAGGCGATTTAATGAGCCGTATGACAAATGACGTGGAAAACTTAAATGCGGCATTGTCGCAAAGTGTTATTCAAATCGTCTCGTCCTTTTTAACGATTGTCGGTACAGCATTTGCCCTGTTTTATTTAGACTGGCGTTTAGCGCTTGTGACATTAATTGTTATTCCATTAATCGTTTGGGCAACAAAGCAAATTATTAAACGAAGTAGTGTGAACTATAAAGCGCGCCAACGTGATTTAGGTCAGTTAAATGGTTATATCGAAGAAACGATATCGAATGCTGATATTATTACACTGTTCGGTAAAGAGACAAAGACGATGGAAGAATTCAATGAAGCCAATGAAAGATTACGTAGCTCTGCGATGCGTGCAGATACGATTTCAGGCTTCATGGGACCAATCAATAACTTTATGAATAATTTAGGGTTAAGTTTGGTTATTGGTGTCGGGGCAATCATGGCGGTTACAAGTGGACTATCTATTGGGGTTATTGCCTCATTTGTCACGTATACGCGCCAATTTTTCCGCCCGATTAATCAGCTGTCAAACTTACTCAACACTTTCCAGTCAGCAATTGCCGGTTCAGAACGTGTATTTGAAATTTTAGATGAGGCACGAGAAGTAGCGGATGTGGAACAGGCAAAAGCAAAAAATAAACTTTCTGGTGATGTCACATTTGAAGGTGTTGAGTTTGCGTACGAACCAGGAAAGCCTGTACTGCGCGGAATTGACTTCCATGCAAAAGCTGGAGAAACCATTGCGATTGTAGGGCCAACTGGATCAGGGAAAACGACGATTATTCAACTATTAACGCGTTTTTATGATACAACGGGTGGACGCATTTTACTTGATGGTGAGCCCATTGAACAGTATAAAATGACAAATGTACGTGATCATGTGGGGGTTGTATTGCAGGATACGTATTTATTCTCGGGAACGGTACGAGAAAATATCCGATTTGGAAAGTTGACGGCAACGGATGAAGAAGTCGAAAAGGCAGCCAAAATTGCCTATGCACATAACTTCATTAAGTATTTACCGGATAGCTACGATACGGTACTGACAAGTGGGGGCTTGAATTTAAGTCAAGGACAGCGCCAATTAATTGCGATTGCTCGTGCGATATTGGAAGATCCAGATATTTTAATTTTGGATGAGGCTACGTCAAGCGTGGATACGATGACTGAAGTTCACATTCAAAAGGGCTTAAATAACTTAATGCAGGGCCGTACAAGCTTTGTCATTGCGCACCGTTTAAAAACGATCGAAAATGCAGATCAAATCCTTGTTTTAAAAGATGGACAAATTTTAGAACAAGGAAATCATGAGAGTTTAATGAATCATGACGGCTTTTATGCAACATTGCAGCGTCAGCTAATGGCTTAA
- a CDS encoding ABC transporter ATP-binding protein: MQAVWKLSKYVKPYLLFAIIAPVMMVLEVSMDLVQPTILQHIIDKGIAESDTTYILKMFGLMLATSFIGLIGGVGCSIYASRTAVNVSTDLRHDLYETITYFSNRSKDKFTLGKLVTNLTSDIEMLQRALTMLLKVFVRGPMMFVGAIVIVFLTARELFPILLVVVPILAFCMYYFTMLSGKLFHKVQRVVDQVNTKVQENLAGIRVIKAYNRKNHQIEQFTDVNTQLMKRNMTADQIIGVLGPLTMFVVNLGIVAALWMGAIKVDNNTLQVGVILAFINYLMMVMQGLMSSSNVLIQLARAIPSAGRIVEVLEETTELTNPTTPEVKDIKGSVTFENVNFSYIEGTEAVLKNLNFHVNAGETIGIIGMTGSGKSSLVKMIPRLFDVDSGVIKIDGVPIQQYDLEQLRQSIGYAPQKATLFSKTIAENIRYGDDAATDSQLLEALQAASAAEFVEKLPAGVEHELTQGATNLSGGQKQRLAMARAFIRKPQILILDDVTSAVDSISEKNIQRAIDKEFQHATKFIVSSKISSIRHANQILVMDDGRIVAQGTHDQLLKISLLYKEMAKTQAEKGVTLSE, encoded by the coding sequence ATGCAGGCAGTATGGAAATTATCAAAGTATGTGAAGCCGTATTTATTATTTGCAATTATTGCACCCGTTATGATGGTACTCGAAGTAAGTATGGACTTAGTGCAACCTACAATCTTACAACATATTATCGATAAAGGGATTGCAGAGAGTGATACGACGTATATCTTAAAAATGTTCGGATTGATGTTAGCAACATCATTTATTGGATTAATCGGAGGTGTAGGCTGTTCGATTTATGCGTCGCGTACAGCGGTCAATGTTTCGACAGACCTTCGCCATGATTTATATGAAACGATTACGTATTTTTCAAATAGAAGTAAAGATAAATTTACACTTGGTAAACTCGTTACAAATTTAACGAGCGATATTGAAATGCTTCAGCGTGCGTTAACGATGCTGCTGAAAGTTTTTGTGCGTGGTCCAATGATGTTTGTCGGTGCAATTGTCATTGTATTTTTAACGGCGCGTGAACTATTTCCAATTTTATTGGTCGTTGTGCCGATTCTGGCATTTTGTATGTATTATTTCACGATGCTTTCAGGCAAGCTGTTTCATAAAGTGCAGCGTGTCGTTGACCAAGTGAATACGAAAGTCCAAGAAAACTTAGCGGGGATCCGCGTCATTAAAGCATACAATCGTAAAAATCATCAAATTGAGCAATTTACAGATGTGAATACCCAATTAATGAAGCGTAACATGACAGCCGATCAAATTATTGGCGTGTTGGGACCTTTGACAATGTTCGTCGTCAATTTAGGGATTGTCGCGGCACTTTGGATGGGTGCTATTAAAGTAGACAATAATACGCTTCAAGTCGGTGTCATTTTGGCATTTATTAACTATTTAATGATGGTCATGCAAGGGTTAATGAGTTCATCGAATGTGCTCATTCAATTAGCGCGTGCGATTCCGAGTGCTGGGCGTATTGTGGAAGTGTTAGAAGAAACGACAGAACTAACAAACCCAACAACACCTGAAGTAAAAGATATAAAGGGGAGTGTCACATTTGAAAATGTAAACTTCTCTTATATTGAAGGAACGGAAGCTGTATTGAAAAATTTAAACTTCCATGTCAATGCTGGTGAAACCATAGGAATTATCGGGATGACTGGCAGCGGGAAGTCTTCTTTAGTAAAAATGATTCCGCGACTATTCGACGTAGATAGCGGTGTTATCAAAATTGATGGGGTTCCAATTCAACAGTATGACTTAGAACAACTACGACAATCGATTGGTTATGCACCACAAAAGGCGACATTATTTTCTAAAACAATTGCTGAAAATATTCGCTACGGGGATGATGCAGCAACAGATAGCCAATTACTTGAAGCCTTACAAGCAGCGAGTGCGGCAGAATTTGTTGAGAAGTTGCCAGCAGGTGTTGAACATGAATTAACACAAGGTGCGACCAACTTATCAGGAGGACAAAAGCAACGTCTTGCAATGGCACGGGCATTTATTCGTAAGCCACAAATTTTAATATTAGATGATGTAACGAGCGCGGTTGATAGTATTTCAGAAAAAAATATTCAACGTGCAATCGATAAAGAGTTCCAGCATGCAACGAAATTCATCGTATCATCGAAAATTTCTTCGATTCGTCATGCAAATCAAATCCTCGTGATGGATGATGGACGAATTGTTGCACAAGGAACCCATGACCAATTATTAAAAATAAGTCTGCTTTATAAAGAAATGGCAAAAACACAGGCAGAAAAAGGGGTGACGTTAAGTGAGTAA
- a CDS encoding 2-keto-3-deoxygluconate kinase, giving the protein MREEGRDRHHEKDGEHGEHRRRGAQTFRRGRALEFYRQLVTKRDTLKKQLESSELQSIHPVIAGELKATEAIMDEFVVLFRLDELVEEPEKEAE; this is encoded by the coding sequence ATGAGAGAAGAAGGACGAGATAGACATCACGAGAAAGATGGAGAACATGGTGAGCATAGAAGAAGAGGTGCTCAAACTTTCCGTCGTGGGCGTGCATTAGAATTTTACCGTCAACTTGTTACAAAGCGCGATACATTAAAAAAACAATTAGAGTCATCAGAACTGCAATCGATTCATCCAGTGATCGCAGGGGAGTTAAAAGCAACGGAAGCCATTATGGATGAGTTTGTTGTGTTATTTCGATTAGATGAGTTAGTGGAAGAACCAGAGAAAGAAGCAGAGTAA